From Cricetulus griseus strain 17A/GY chromosome 1 unlocalized genomic scaffold, alternate assembly CriGri-PICRH-1.0 chr1_0, whole genome shotgun sequence, a single genomic window includes:
- the LOC100755803 gene encoding LOW QUALITY PROTEIN: olfactory receptor 6C74 (The sequence of the model RefSeq protein was modified relative to this genomic sequence to represent the inferred CDS: inserted 1 base in 1 codon) codes for MGNQNLAMKNHTTVTVFILLGLTEDLQLQVVIFVLLFLTYMLSVTGNLTIITLTLLDSHLKTPMYFFLRNFSFLEISFTTVCIPKFLVSMATGDKTISYNDCAAQLFFTILLGATEFFLLAAMSYDRYVAICKPLHYMTIMNSRICNLLVFASWLSGFLIIFPPLIMGLQLDFCAANTVDHFFCDVFPVLQLSCTDTHVIELMALLSAILTLLVTLVLVSLSYSHIIRTILRIPSSQQRKKAFSTCSSHMAVVSISYGSCIFMYVKPSAKERVALNKGIALLSTSLAPMLNPFIYTLRNKQVKDAFKTMXKKMELFLMKCQLNCVPG; via the exons atggGCAATCAGAACTTAGCTATGAAGAACCACACAACGGTGACAGTGTTCATCCTTCTTGGATTAACAGAAGATCTACAACTGCAAGTGGTCATTTTTGTGCTTCTCTTTCTCACATACATGCTGAGCGTTACTGGGAACCTAACCATCATCACACTCACGCTACTGGATTCTCATCTCAAGACacccatgtatttctttttacGGAATTTCTCATTCTTAGAAATTtcattcacaactgtctgtatcccCAAATTCCTTGTTAGTATGGCCACGGGGGATAAAACCATTTCATATAATGACTGTGCAGCACAACTATTTTTCACTATTCTCTTGGGGGCAACAGAATTTTTTCTACTGGCTGCCATGTCCTATGACCGCTACGTGGCCATCTGCAAACCCCTACATTACATGACCATCATGAACAGCAGAATTTGCAACTTGCTGGTCTTTGCTTCCTGGTTGTCTGGTTTCCTTATAATTTTTCCTCCTCTCATCATGGGGCTTCAGCTTGATTTCTGTGCAGCAAACACTGTAGATCattttttctgtgatgttttCCCTGTACTTCAGCTCTCCTGCACAGACACGCATGTGATAGAATTGATGGCACTTCTCTCTGCCATTTTGACACTCCTAGTCACACTGGTGTTAGTGAGCCTTTCCTACTCACACATCATCAGGACGATCCTGAGAATACCATCTTctcaacagagaaagaaagcctTTTCTACATGTTCTTCACACATGGCTGTGGTGTCCATTTCTTATGGCAGCTGCATCTTCATGTATGTGAAGCCATCTGCAAAGGAAAGAGTTGCTTTAAATAAAGGGATAGCTCTGCTCAGCACTTCACTTGCACCCATGTTGAATCCCTTCATTTATACACTtagaaacaaacaagtaaaagatgCTTTTAAGACTA ACAAAAAGATGGAGCTTTTCTTAATGAAGTGTCAGCTTAACTGTGTTCCAGGTTGA